The following nucleotide sequence is from Candidatus Cloacimonadota bacterium.
TACAACGATGATCATTTCCAGGTAAGTAGCTCAAAATCTCTTGAATGGGGAGCTACCTCTGGGATTGGCGTTTTTACTTATCACAACATTATTGCCGAAGCTTTTTTGTATTATAGCAATACTAGCCTTTACCGGGGAATATCGGAGACTGATGTCTCGTTAAAAAACTATCATGTGAGTGGCTATGGTTTCAAGGCTTATTATGAAAGTTTGGATGATTATATGTTCCCCCATAAAGGGGTTGTGGGGATGGGTAAATTCAATTTCTCTTTCAATAATAATATGTCGGATTTTATCTACAGCAATTTTAAAGGCAAAACTGAGGCATATATTCCCATAAATAATTCCCTGTCATTACATGGTGGCATAAGCGTGGGCAGCTATTTTAAAGATCAAACATCGCAAAAAAACGATCCTTTCACGATTGGTGGTATGGACGGCTTTAAAGGCTACTCTCTTTACGAGATAAGTGCACCCTATTTTCGCATTATGCAATTTGGGATTAATTCGGAACCCTTTAAAAATATCTTCATCCAAGCTGGAATTCAGGGTTTAAGCTATAGTGATGAGGAATTTATTGGTAGCAAGTTTAGCGATGAATATTGCTATTATGCAGGAATTGGTATAAGACCCTATCGCATTCCTATGCGCTTGCAATTTGCTCTAAACGAAAGGGATACCATAAACACTATGTTCTCAATTGGTTACGATGCAGATATCTTCCAATTCTCCCGCAAATAGCTCTCCCCTATTCACAATTTGATCATTTCTCTCTAGGTTCATCAACACAGAAATAATTCGAGATTTGATACCATTATCAAATGCAAGAGTCATATTTAGATCCTTGAACAAATAATCCATTGAATTGAATTGAATTGAGCTGAGTTAAGCTCCGATTATCATCACGAGGTTTTTTCTTAACCCCACCATTTTTTGTTATATCTATTTATTGCCCAATTTTATGTACAACGCTTTTTTATTATTCATCACCTCACTCTCCTTGTTTCAAGCCATACATAGCGTGGGTTTATCCCGAGATTCTCCCTTATCGATATGATGATGGTAGCCTAAACTTGCCTTAACTCTCCGTAAAAGTATCAAGAAGGAGGTTTGCATTACAGTTATTGCAAAAAACACAAGAATAGCTAATCATGGCTACATATAAAAGCACCTGTTTTATTTTTTCTGTATGGGCAAATCTCTTATATTGATTGCTCAGCATTCAAGCCCGAATCATACAAATTGTTCCACCCTGCCCGTAGGAGAAAATAGGAATGAAATGCGTATTTATATCGTAACAATAATGGTGTAAATACTACAGATCGTTCAATACAATTTCTCCATCTATCATAGTAAACAACGATCTTGCTTCCAGCCAATATTCTTCGGGCAGTTTGCGATAATCTTCTATAACGATAAGATCTGCCAAAAAACCTTTAGCAATCTTACCCCGTAAATGATGAGAACAAGAGGCAGTCGCAGCGCCGATAGTATAACCAGCTATAGCCTCATTAACGCTGATGCTTTCTTTTTCATTTAAGGTTTCTTTGTGGGGATCTGTATCATGTTTGCGTTTTATGGCACTATATATCCCCAAGAAAGGATTTATGGTTTCAATAGGGGCATCCGAACCAAAAGCATAGGGTATTTGAGCTTGTAGCATGCTTCTAAAGGCATATACTTCCTCGATTATGTGCTCCCAAGAATTATGAATCATAGGAATATCGTTGGCGATATGTACTGGTTGCAAACTAGCAAACAGATTTGATTTCTTCAAATCCGCAATATCGCACAGCCTAATAGATTGAACGTGCTCAATACGATGGAATAGATTCCGATATTGGGGATTCTTCCGTAATCTTAATACGGTATCTATAACTTGACGCACACACCGATCTCCAATGGCATGAATCGTACTGGCAAAACCAGCTTGGGCGGCCTTTTCCATAACATCGTATAGTTCTTCATCTTTATAGCGAAGAATTCCCCGATTGCTTGCATCCATTGGATACGGTTCAAACATTGCTGCCGTAAGCGAACCCAATGAGCCGTCTCCAAATAACTTAAGCCCTCCTATTTTAAAGAATTCGTTACCCTCATAACTTCTTTTTTCTGCAGAAATCATCATATCCAACTCGTTAGATTGGAAGTGCCAACATGTTCTAAAGCGTGAGCCTTGCTTTTGTGCTTCTTGCAATAACGAGGCACTTTGATGCGATTCCATTGCATGAAAACCCACCAAGCCAAATTTATAGATGCCGTTAACCGTCTCTTTGATGCCATCAACAATGGCATACATAGGAGGAGCTTTAACAAAGGGGTCAATCATTTCTGTAGCAGTTTCAAATAATACTCCGCTAAGTGAGCCATCGGGCATTCTTTCAAATCTTCCCCCTGGAGGATCTTTGGTGTTTCTATCCCATCCCGCTATTTGTAAGGCTTTACTATTTAATAATTTGGCATGGTAATCTCTACTAAATAACGCTACCGGTCGATCTGGAAATACTTTATCTAAAACTGATTTATTCAAAGCTAAGGGATCAGTTAATTTATTACGATTCCATCCTCCCCCTAAAATCCACTGCGCAGGCCAAGTGAGATACTCTCTATACCTAATCAATTCGGACTCGATATCCTCAATACTGTGGCAATTGAGGAGGTTGACCAATATTCGGGATTTTGAAAGCTCTACAAAATGAGTATGCGCATCGGTAAAAGCTGGTAATAAGCATCTTTGATTAATGTCTATTTCTTCTGTGTTTATATTAGCTAACTGTTTGCACTCATTAAGAGTGCCAACGTGATATATAATGTTGTTTATAATTAAGACAGCATTTAAGCCCTCATAACCATATACATAGGCATTGTATAATATAATATTCATGATATTCTCCTAATTGCTTCTTTTAAAAGCTCATGAGGTACTGCGTAGTTTATTCTAAGATAATCTTTTGTCATATCTCCAAAAGCGCTTCCTGGAACCGTTAGAACTCCTTTGTGTAGCAAATCTTCTGCTTTTTGCATATCGTTAGTGGTTAACAGCATAGCATAGGGTGTTGCGCTTGGAAGATGATATATGAAATCAGAAAAGTTATCGACTACGATTCTTCGGTTGATATCTAAAGCAGACCTAATATCTTGAGGTATTTGCGGGTTATTGAGCGCAAAAATGGAAAGCTTTTGAGCAAGCCAGGCTGGGCACGTAGATATATATTGTTTTAGTTTTGTTGCCGCTTCAACTAAACGTGGATGAGAACAAAGCCAACCTATGCGCCAACCACTCATTAGGTGAGACTTGGATAATCCTCCAATTCGTATAACTCGATCAAAAATGTTATAATCTATAACTTCGACCGGTTTGGTATATACTTCCTTATAAATTTCATCTACAATTAGGATTATCCCCAAAGAGTTTAGTATTTCACTTAGTTTCGTGGCATCAGATTTATTAAGACAATATCCAGTAGGATTTGAGGGAGTACTCATTAGTAGGATTTTTACGTTTTGCAGTCTATTTTGCCAAAGATCCCAGTCTATCGTG
It contains:
- a CDS encoding amidohydrolase, producing MNIILYNAYVYGYEGLNAVLIINNIIYHVGTLNECKQLANINTEEIDINQRCLLPAFTDAHTHFVELSKSRILVNLLNCHSIEDIESELIRYREYLTWPAQWILGGGWNRNKLTDPLALNKSVLDKVFPDRPVALFSRDYHAKLLNSKALQIAGWDRNTKDPPGGRFERMPDGSLSGVLFETATEMIDPFVKAPPMYAIVDGIKETVNGIYKFGLVGFHAMESHQSASLLQEAQKQGSRFRTCWHFQSNELDMMISAEKRSYEGNEFFKIGGLKLFGDGSLGSLTAAMFEPYPMDASNRGILRYKDEELYDVMEKAAQAGFASTIHAIGDRCVRQVIDTVLRLRKNPQYRNLFHRIEHVQSIRLCDIADLKKSNLFASLQPVHIANDIPMIHNSWEHIIEEVYAFRSMLQAQIPYAFGSDAPIETINPFLGIYSAIKRKHDTDPHKETLNEKESISVNEAIAGYTIGAATASCSHHLRGKIAKGFLADLIVIEDYRKLPEEYWLEARSLFTMIDGEIVLNDL
- a CDS encoding pyridoxal phosphate-dependent aminotransferase; the protein is MNLDTTWIESERLAEIQISLLRKLMSEAGPQCINLALGELGFAFPKTLAEHAIKLLEDGQPRYTANAGLDDLRDVIAQTYNTSAKCICVCNGAEEALYIALHALVNPLDKVAIPDPDYPAYPSLVNLAMGQVIRLPFAEDFCTIDWDLWQNRLQNVKILLMSTPSNPTGYCLNKSDATKLSEILNSLGIILIVDEIYKEVYTKPVEVIDYNIFDRVIRIGGLSKSHLMSGWRIGWLCSHPRLVEAATKLKQYISTCPAWLAQKLSIFALNNPQIPQDIRSALDINRRIVVDNFSDFIYHLPSATPYAMLLTTNDMQKAEDLLHKGVLTVPGSAFGDMTKDYLRINYAVPHELLKEAIRRIS